One Nocardioidaceae bacterium SCSIO 66511 genomic window carries:
- a CDS encoding SGNH/GDSL hydrolase family protein: protein MGPPFEHYPSTPGAIRGTANGMSTAAADLDAVMTALDGPSQAAADAVDGELDGKITVPVGSVQEEALASAAGARVCRGAVDTFADCVELFDKGVDDINERWKHAKANDFFVPDDADDRKDKIADARSEEEAALRAEYRSLEETLDSDAETVADLLLQWPSLAMPKLEAFQSEVGDRAAMMNNPEYVALGDSYSAGTGAGKYKDYPGDGPNPYRSENAYPELLADRLNLNLDHRAVNGATTTDIQDQLHTLGPDTEYVTITAGGNNVGFGDAVRDSVTGDGTGSIEESRRQINEELPEDLDALYAEIRARAPNATIVVGTYPQLVDGEGGGPLSNAEETAMNEAQGDLTDVIEQQADEHGFEVADVTDAFDGHESDVMSQYYWYRGAPPPPDPWIHGLSVNPFNDPVFVESYHPNKDGHEAYADEFEELLD from the coding sequence ATGGGTCCGCCTTTCGAGCATTACCCAAGTACCCCCGGAGCGATCCGGGGCACTGCCAATGGCATGTCGACCGCGGCAGCCGACCTCGATGCGGTGATGACCGCGCTCGACGGGCCTTCACAGGCCGCGGCGGATGCTGTCGACGGTGAACTGGACGGCAAGATCACGGTGCCGGTCGGTTCGGTCCAAGAGGAGGCGCTGGCGTCCGCAGCGGGCGCTCGAGTGTGCCGCGGGGCGGTCGACACGTTTGCCGACTGCGTCGAGCTGTTCGACAAGGGTGTCGACGACATCAACGAGCGTTGGAAGCACGCGAAAGCCAACGACTTCTTCGTACCCGACGATGCCGACGATCGTAAAGACAAGATCGCGGATGCCCGATCAGAGGAGGAGGCGGCGCTTCGCGCGGAGTACCGCTCCCTCGAGGAGACGCTCGACTCCGATGCCGAGACGGTCGCGGACCTGCTGCTCCAATGGCCATCCCTCGCCATGCCCAAGCTCGAGGCCTTCCAATCGGAAGTCGGAGACCGAGCGGCGATGATGAACAATCCCGAGTACGTCGCGCTCGGCGACTCGTACTCGGCGGGCACCGGAGCGGGCAAGTACAAGGACTACCCGGGTGACGGGCCCAATCCGTACCGTTCGGAGAACGCGTACCCCGAGCTGCTCGCCGATCGGTTGAACCTCAACCTCGACCACCGCGCCGTCAACGGGGCGACGACCACCGATATCCAAGACCAGCTGCACACCCTCGGCCCCGACACGGAGTACGTCACGATCACCGCCGGCGGCAACAACGTCGGGTTCGGCGATGCGGTACGCGACTCGGTCACCGGGGACGGCACCGGGAGCATCGAGGAGTCGCGTCGCCAGATCAACGAGGAGCTACCCGAAGATCTGGACGCTCTCTACGCCGAGATCCGTGCCCGGGCGCCCAACGCGACCATTGTGGTCGGGACGTACCCGCAGCTCGTCGACGGCGAGGGCGGTGGGCCGCTGAGCAACGCCGAAGAGACTGCGATGAACGAGGCGCAGGGAGATCTGACGGATGTGATCGAGCAGCAGGCCGACGAGCACGGGTTCGAGGTCGCCGACGTCACCGACGCCTTCGACGGCCACGAGTCGGATGTGATGAGTCAGTACTACTGGTACCGCGGGGCACCGCCGCCGCCCGACCCCTGGATCCACGGACTCTCCGTCAACCCGTTCAACGACCCCGTGTTCGTCGAGTCGTACCACCCGAACAAGGACGGCCACGAGGCGTACGCGGACGAGTTCGAGGAACTGCTCGACTGA
- a CDS encoding ABC transporter ATP-binding protein, with product MQLEIRGLTKRFGSFTANDKIDLTVEPGEIHCLLGENGAGKSTLMNMLYGLLEPDEGEILADGKPLAIRSPGDAIDAGIGMVHQHFMLVPVFTVAENVMLGHEETALPGVLSRRKAAALVRELSQRYGLSVDPGAKVADVSVGVQQRVEILKALIKDAEVLILDEPTAVLTPQETDELFTIMRQLRDNGTSIVFITHKLKEVRAVADRITVIRRGKVVATAEPSASESELAELMVGREVSLTVDRSASVDIGDPVLEVRDLTVIDERGHTAVDDVSLDVRAGEVLGLAGVQGNGQTELVSALLGLTRPATGKIGLAGTDVSGYGPARSLRAGIGYVPEDRKHDGFVDSFTVAENLILDLYQSDDFSSGLQLRWDKIYENAEHRIAEFDIRTQGATEAVGSLSGGNQQKVVLARELSRPLRLLVASQPTRGLDVGSIEFVHKRIMAERENGTAILIVSTELDEIVGLSDRIAVMYGGRIAGIVTPDTPREQLGLLMAGATPEEASNA from the coding sequence GTGCAACTCGAGATTCGTGGACTGACCAAGCGGTTCGGTTCGTTCACGGCCAACGACAAGATCGACCTGACCGTCGAGCCCGGTGAGATCCACTGTCTGCTCGGTGAGAACGGCGCCGGCAAGTCGACGCTGATGAACATGCTGTACGGCCTGCTCGAACCCGACGAGGGCGAGATCCTGGCCGACGGCAAGCCGTTGGCGATCCGTAGCCCGGGCGACGCGATCGACGCAGGCATCGGCATGGTGCACCAGCACTTCATGCTCGTACCCGTCTTCACCGTCGCCGAAAACGTCATGCTCGGCCACGAGGAGACCGCGCTCCCCGGTGTGCTCAGCAGACGCAAGGCGGCGGCGCTCGTACGCGAGCTGTCCCAGCGTTACGGACTCAGCGTCGACCCCGGTGCGAAGGTCGCCGATGTCTCGGTCGGCGTGCAGCAGCGCGTCGAGATCCTCAAGGCCTTGATCAAGGACGCCGAGGTGCTGATCCTCGACGAGCCGACCGCGGTGCTGACGCCGCAAGAGACCGACGAGCTGTTCACGATCATGCGCCAGCTGCGCGACAACGGCACGTCGATCGTCTTCATCACCCACAAGCTGAAGGAAGTCCGGGCGGTCGCCGATCGCATCACGGTCATCCGTCGCGGCAAGGTCGTCGCCACCGCCGAGCCGTCGGCGTCGGAGTCCGAGCTCGCCGAGCTCATGGTCGGTCGCGAGGTCAGCCTCACCGTTGACAGATCCGCATCAGTCGACATCGGAGACCCTGTCCTGGAGGTACGCGACCTCACTGTCATCGACGAGCGTGGCCACACCGCCGTCGACGACGTATCGCTGGACGTACGCGCGGGCGAGGTGCTCGGTCTCGCGGGTGTACAAGGCAACGGCCAGACCGAGCTCGTCTCCGCACTGCTCGGCCTCACCCGTCCGGCGACCGGCAAGATCGGTCTCGCCGGCACCGACGTCAGCGGCTACGGTCCGGCCCGCAGCCTGCGCGCGGGCATCGGGTACGTGCCCGAGGACCGCAAGCACGACGGTTTCGTCGACTCGTTCACCGTGGCCGAGAACCTCATCCTCGACCTGTATCAGAGCGACGATTTCTCCTCCGGACTACAGCTGCGCTGGGACAAGATCTACGAGAACGCCGAGCACCGCATCGCCGAGTTCGACATTCGTACCCAAGGTGCGACGGAGGCCGTCGGATCGCTGTCCGGCGGCAACCAGCAGAAGGTCGTTCTCGCCCGCGAGCTGTCACGGCCACTACGGCTGCTGGTCGCCTCGCAGCCGACCCGGGGTCTCGATGTCGGGTCGATCGAGTTCGTGCACAAGCGGATCATGGCCGAGCGCGAGAACGGCACGGCAATCCTCATCGTCTCGACCGAGCTGGACGAGATCGTCGGCCTGTCCGATCGAATCGCCGTGATGTACGGCGGGCGCATCGCCGGCATCGTCACGCCCGATACGCCGCGCGAGCAACTCGGCCTGCTGATGGCGGGCGCCACCCCGGAGGAGGCGAGCAATGCCTGA
- a CDS encoding amidohydrolase, protein MPTPDAIAKAVDDLSVELRDLRRDLHAHPELAWHEERTTDAVVAMLDKGGVSYERLNGSGVVAEVGTPGRPIVALRGDMDALPLEDTTTDPWRSRTPGVAHACGHDVHTSALVGAALALNTVHAETPLPVRVRLLFQPAEEIMPGGAHKVIDADALEGVDRIFAVHCDPSVDVGQVGLREGAITGACDSIRVRLTGRGGHTSRPHLTQDLTFALSALLTQLPAALSRRLDPRAGASMVWGVIQAGNALNVIPSSGEIAGTLRMLDAAAWHEAEHLVRTLIRDLIAPYGVSADVTYVRGVPPVVNDATCTSALRRAVESTLGGGAVAAAGQSLGGEDFAWYLERVPGAMGRLGTRSPGGPTYDLHQGSLRVDERAVDIGAKLLATVAVDTM, encoded by the coding sequence GTGCCCACTCCCGATGCGATCGCGAAGGCGGTCGATGACCTGAGCGTCGAGCTGCGCGACCTGCGGCGGGATCTCCACGCGCATCCGGAGCTCGCGTGGCACGAGGAGCGTACGACCGACGCCGTGGTCGCGATGCTCGACAAGGGCGGGGTGTCGTACGAACGGCTGAACGGCAGCGGGGTCGTTGCCGAGGTCGGCACGCCCGGCCGCCCGATCGTCGCGCTACGCGGCGACATGGATGCGCTGCCGCTCGAAGACACCACCACCGACCCGTGGCGTTCGCGTACGCCCGGGGTTGCGCACGCGTGCGGGCACGATGTGCACACCAGCGCGCTGGTCGGAGCCGCGCTCGCACTCAACACCGTGCATGCGGAGACGCCGCTGCCGGTACGCGTGCGGCTGCTGTTCCAGCCCGCGGAGGAGATCATGCCGGGCGGCGCCCACAAGGTGATCGACGCCGACGCGCTCGAGGGCGTCGACCGGATCTTCGCCGTGCACTGCGACCCGTCGGTCGACGTCGGCCAGGTCGGCCTGCGCGAGGGTGCGATCACCGGCGCCTGCGACTCGATCCGGGTCCGGCTGACCGGACGCGGCGGCCACACCTCGCGCCCGCACCTCACCCAAGACCTCACGTTCGCCTTGTCCGCACTGCTCACCCAGCTCCCGGCCGCGCTGTCACGCCGGCTCGACCCGCGTGCCGGCGCGAGCATGGTGTGGGGCGTCATCCAGGCCGGCAACGCCCTGAACGTCATCCCGTCCAGTGGCGAGATCGCCGGCACGTTGCGGATGCTCGACGCCGCTGCGTGGCACGAGGCCGAGCATCTCGTACGAACGCTGATCCGCGATCTGATCGCCCCGTACGGCGTGAGCGCAGATGTGACCTACGTACGTGGAGTGCCGCCGGTCGTCAACGACGCGACGTGCACGTCAGCGCTGCGCCGGGCGGTCGAGTCGACGCTCGGCGGGGGAGCGGTCGCGGCCGCCGGGCAGAGCCTCGGCGGCGAAGACTTCGCCTGGTACCTCGAGCGCGTACCCGGTGCGATGGGTCGCCTCGGCACTCGCTCGCCCGGAGGGCCGACGTACGACCTCCACCAGGGCAGTCTTCGGGTCGACGAGCGGGCCGTCGACATCGGTGCGAAGCTGCTCGCGACCGTCGCCGTCGACACGATGTGA
- a CDS encoding fumarate reductase/succinate dehydrogenase flavoprotein subunit: protein MTDYDLYDEGEQIADLTAPSGPISERWDFRKFNARLVNPANRRKLSVIVVGTGLAGASAAATLGEAGYHVKSFCYQDSPRRAHSIAAQGGINAAKNYRNDGDSIYRLFYDTVKGGDFRSRESNVYRLAQVSVEIIDQCVAQGVPFAREYGGLLDNRSFGGVQVSRTFYARGQTGQQLLIGAYQALERQISAGTVEMNTRHEMLELIVVDGKARGIIVRDMTTGEIETHFADAVVLASGGYGNVFFLSTNAMGCNVTATWRAHRKGALFANPCYTQIHPTCIPVSGDHQSKLTLMSESLRNDGRIWVPKKGGDERDPRQIPEDERDYYLERQYPSFGNLVPRDIASRAAKYVCDEGRGVGPGGLGVYLDFADAIGRMGRDAVEAKYGNLFDMYQQITGENPYEVPMRIYPAVHYTMGGLWVDYDLQSSIPGLFVTGEANFSDHGANRLGASALMQGLADGYFVLPATINDYLANGPFDDLDESHPAAQEAAESVRNRIDTLLSINGDRTVDSFHRDLGNIMWEYCGMERTEGGLLKAIELIRELKEEFWSNVKVTGQNEELNQTLERAGRVADFFELGELMCIDALHRAESCGGHFRAESQTEDGEALRDDENFAYVGAWEYGGEGGKPVLRKEDLKYEYVEMKQRSYK from the coding sequence ATGACCGACTACGACCTCTATGACGAGGGCGAACAGATCGCCGATCTGACGGCGCCCTCCGGCCCGATCAGCGAGCGCTGGGACTTCCGCAAGTTCAACGCCCGCCTCGTCAACCCCGCCAACCGGCGCAAGCTCTCCGTGATCGTCGTCGGTACCGGACTCGCCGGTGCGTCGGCGGCCGCGACTCTCGGCGAGGCCGGCTACCACGTGAAGAGCTTCTGCTACCAGGACAGCCCTCGGCGCGCGCACTCGATCGCCGCGCAGGGCGGCATCAACGCGGCGAAGAACTACCGCAACGACGGCGACAGCATCTACCGACTGTTCTACGACACGGTCAAAGGCGGTGACTTCCGCTCACGCGAGTCGAACGTCTACCGCCTTGCCCAGGTGAGCGTCGAGATCATCGACCAGTGCGTTGCGCAGGGTGTCCCGTTCGCCCGCGAGTACGGCGGTCTGCTCGACAACCGTTCGTTCGGCGGAGTGCAGGTCTCGCGTACGTTCTATGCGCGCGGCCAGACCGGGCAGCAGCTGCTGATCGGCGCGTACCAGGCGTTGGAGCGGCAGATCTCGGCCGGCACCGTCGAGATGAACACCCGGCACGAGATGCTGGAGCTGATCGTCGTCGACGGCAAGGCGCGGGGCATCATCGTCCGCGACATGACGACCGGCGAGATCGAGACGCATTTCGCCGATGCGGTCGTGCTCGCGTCCGGCGGGTACGGGAATGTGTTCTTCCTGTCCACGAACGCGATGGGCTGCAACGTCACGGCGACGTGGCGTGCGCACCGCAAGGGAGCGTTGTTCGCGAACCCCTGTTACACACAGATCCACCCGACGTGCATTCCGGTCAGCGGCGATCACCAGAGCAAGTTGACGCTGATGAGCGAGTCGTTGCGTAACGACGGCCGGATCTGGGTGCCGAAGAAGGGCGGCGACGAGCGCGATCCACGGCAGATCCCCGAGGACGAGCGCGACTACTACCTGGAGCGGCAGTACCCGTCGTTCGGCAACCTCGTGCCCCGCGACATCGCGTCTCGTGCAGCGAAGTACGTGTGCGACGAGGGACGTGGCGTCGGCCCCGGCGGCCTCGGGGTCTACCTCGACTTCGCCGACGCGATCGGCCGGATGGGCCGCGACGCGGTAGAGGCGAAGTACGGAAACCTCTTCGACATGTACCAGCAGATCACGGGGGAGAACCCGTACGAGGTGCCGATGCGCATCTACCCCGCGGTGCATTACACGATGGGCGGACTGTGGGTCGACTACGACCTGCAGAGCTCCATCCCGGGCCTGTTCGTGACCGGTGAGGCGAACTTCTCCGACCACGGCGCCAACCGCCTCGGAGCGAGCGCGCTGATGCAGGGCCTCGCGGACGGCTACTTCGTGCTCCCGGCAACGATCAACGACTACCTCGCGAACGGCCCGTTCGACGACCTCGACGAGTCGCATCCGGCTGCGCAAGAGGCGGCAGAGTCGGTACGCAACCGGATCGACACGCTGCTGTCGATCAACGGCGACCGTACTGTCGACTCCTTCCACCGCGACCTCGGCAACATCATGTGGGAGTACTGCGGCATGGAGCGTACGGAGGGCGGGCTGCTCAAGGCCATCGAGCTCATCCGTGAGCTCAAGGAGGAGTTCTGGAGCAACGTCAAGGTGACGGGCCAGAACGAAGAGCTCAACCAGACCCTCGAGCGGGCCGGCCGCGTCGCCGACTTCTTCGAGTTGGGCGAGCTGATGTGCATCGACGCCCTGCACCGGGCCGAGTCGTGTGGCGGACACTTCCGTGCAGAGAGCCAGACCGAAGACGGCGAGGCGCTGCGTGATGACGAGAACTTCGCGTACGTCGGTGCCTGGGAGTACGGCGGTGAGGGCGGGAAACCCGTTCTACGCAAGGAAGATCTCAAGTACGAGTACGTCGAGATGAAGCAGCGGAGCTACAAGTGA
- a CDS encoding ABC transporter permease, translated as MPEPETSESAPKNAPRSVISEWIPSIWLTFLSIVLALVVGAVLIVVSNDEVVSSLDYFFSYPWDTLSAAGEAIVDSYWALLKGSFGSGDAIASTLERAAPLACAGLGVTLAFRVGLFNIGAQGQIIAGSICAGYVGFTWDLPPVLHLIVALFAGLLGGAIWGAIVGVLKSQTGAHEVIVTIMLNYVALAILRWLLTLDAFQVPGSNNPKSPVVDGSASFPDFLGVHTGVFVALLAAVGVWWLLSRSTIGFEMRSVGANPAASATAGMSVARAYILAMIIAGMLAGLAGNQQVLGHDDALTDGIAGSLGFDAITVSLLGRATPSGTVFAAILFGALTTGGRQMQASTGTPLDLTTVLQAMIVLFVAAPALVRAVFRVRATEGGGTVLAKGWNA; from the coding sequence ATGCCTGAGCCCGAGACGAGTGAGTCGGCACCGAAGAATGCGCCACGTTCGGTCATCAGCGAGTGGATCCCGTCGATCTGGCTGACGTTCCTGTCGATCGTGCTCGCGCTGGTGGTCGGCGCCGTGCTCATCGTCGTCAGTAACGACGAGGTCGTCTCGTCACTCGACTACTTCTTCTCCTATCCGTGGGACACTCTCTCAGCGGCGGGCGAGGCGATCGTCGACTCGTACTGGGCGCTGCTGAAGGGTTCGTTCGGCTCGGGAGACGCAATCGCTTCGACTCTCGAACGCGCCGCCCCGTTGGCATGTGCGGGTCTCGGCGTGACGCTGGCCTTCCGTGTCGGGTTGTTCAACATCGGTGCGCAGGGCCAGATCATCGCTGGCTCCATCTGCGCTGGGTACGTCGGCTTCACCTGGGACCTCCCGCCCGTACTCCACCTGATCGTCGCGCTGTTCGCCGGACTGCTCGGCGGTGCGATCTGGGGCGCCATCGTCGGCGTGCTCAAGTCGCAAACCGGCGCACACGAGGTCATCGTCACGATCATGCTCAACTACGTGGCGCTGGCGATCCTGCGCTGGCTGCTGACGCTGGACGCCTTCCAGGTTCCGGGGTCAAACAACCCGAAGAGCCCGGTCGTCGACGGGTCGGCGTCGTTCCCCGACTTCTTGGGCGTACACACGGGTGTGTTCGTGGCACTACTCGCAGCGGTCGGAGTGTGGTGGTTGCTGTCGCGCTCGACGATCGGTTTCGAGATGCGTTCGGTCGGCGCCAACCCGGCAGCGTCGGCAACGGCGGGCATGAGCGTTGCGCGCGCGTACATCCTGGCGATGATCATCGCCGGAATGCTGGCCGGACTCGCCGGCAACCAACAGGTGCTCGGTCACGATGACGCGCTGACCGACGGCATCGCCGGTTCCCTCGGCTTCGACGCGATCACGGTCTCGTTGCTCGGCCGGGCGACACCGAGCGGCACGGTGTTCGCCGCGATCCTGTTCGGTGCGCTGACCACCGGTGGGCGTCAGATGCAGGCGTCGACGGGCACGCCACTCGATCTGACCACCGTGCTGCAGGCGATGATCGTGCTGTTCGTCGCAGCGCCGGCGTTGGTACGCGCGGTGTTCCGAGTACGCGCCACCGAAGGCGGCGGGACCGTGCTGGCGAAGGGGTGGAACGCATGA
- a CDS encoding succinate dehydrogenase cytochrome b subunit: MVTKTLTPAQRRSAAWRSTVALKASMAVSGVIMLVYLLVHMYGNLKFFQGQDSFDGYLHGLRDMFYPYLPHDGVLWIMRVVLLAAVLVHIYAAVTLWRRARSSSARTGGGQRYQSTKNRRGVQRTYASFTMRWGGVVLALFIIAHVLQMLPNYISPGGASDSKYERVVNGFELWWVVLPYTIALLAVGFHLRHGFWSALATLGANTHPARRRRFNIYATVLAVLITGGFLTVPFAVFFFGAGS, encoded by the coding sequence GTGGTGACCAAGACTCTGACTCCGGCGCAACGCCGGTCGGCGGCATGGCGCTCGACCGTAGCTCTGAAGGCGTCGATGGCGGTCTCCGGCGTGATCATGCTGGTGTACCTGCTCGTCCATATGTACGGCAACCTGAAGTTCTTCCAGGGCCAGGACTCGTTCGACGGCTACCTGCACGGCCTTCGAGACATGTTCTACCCGTACCTGCCGCACGACGGCGTGCTGTGGATCATGCGCGTGGTTCTGCTCGCTGCCGTCCTCGTGCACATCTATGCCGCGGTCACGCTGTGGCGTCGCGCGCGCAGCTCGTCGGCGCGTACGGGCGGTGGTCAGCGCTACCAGAGCACCAAGAACCGCCGCGGTGTGCAGCGTACGTACGCGTCGTTCACGATGCGCTGGGGCGGCGTCGTGCTGGCGTTGTTCATCATCGCCCACGTGCTGCAGATGCTGCCGAACTACATCTCGCCCGGTGGCGCGTCCGACAGCAAGTACGAGCGGGTCGTCAACGGCTTCGAGCTGTGGTGGGTCGTACTCCCGTACACCATCGCGCTGCTCGCGGTCGGATTCCATCTGCGGCACGGGTTCTGGAGCGCGCTGGCGACGCTCGGCGCCAACACCCACCCGGCCCGTCGACGTCGGTTCAACATCTACGCGACCGTGCTGGCGGTGCTCATCACCGGCGGCTTCCTCACCGTTCCCTTCGCCGTCTTCTTCTTCGGAGCTGGTAGCTGA
- a CDS encoding BMP family ABC transporter substrate-binding protein yields the protein MKTTGRIATLAAISVLVLAGCGDRPDDDNDSGSSDNANETSEPTESNPDFKACMVSDSGGFDDKSFNQTSHKGLTDAKEQLGIQTAEIESQTDSDYPDNLKAMVGQKCNSIITVGFKLAEATEMSAKQNPDIDYAIVDNVYEKPLKNVRGLAFDTAQSSFLAGYLAAGSTQTGTVGTFGGLEIPTVTIFMDGYWEGVQYYNEENDTDVKVIGWDEQSKKGVFTQDFENKSKGQTSADSLIAQGADVIFPVAGPAGLGGLQAAKDSGGDVKAIWVDTDGCVSAEEYCDVLLGSVVKGMDVAVEDAIADSVHDEFDNKTYIGTLENEGTDLTLGSDLEGDIDQELKDQIDQVREDIISGDIEVNSPSSPQ from the coding sequence GTGAAGACGACGGGACGGATCGCGACCCTCGCGGCTATCTCGGTTCTGGTGCTTGCAGGATGCGGCGACCGACCCGACGACGACAACGACAGCGGTTCGAGCGACAACGCGAACGAGACCAGCGAGCCCACCGAGAGCAATCCCGACTTCAAGGCGTGCATGGTCTCCGACTCCGGAGGGTTCGACGACAAGTCGTTCAACCAGACCTCCCACAAGGGCCTGACCGACGCCAAGGAGCAGCTCGGCATCCAGACCGCCGAGATCGAGTCACAGACCGACAGTGACTACCCAGACAACCTGAAGGCCATGGTCGGGCAGAAGTGCAACTCGATCATCACCGTCGGCTTCAAGCTCGCCGAGGCGACCGAGATGTCCGCGAAGCAGAACCCCGACATCGACTACGCGATCGTCGACAACGTGTACGAGAAGCCGCTGAAGAACGTTCGCGGTCTCGCCTTCGACACGGCCCAGTCGAGCTTCCTGGCCGGCTACCTCGCCGCCGGTTCGACGCAGACGGGCACGGTCGGTACGTTCGGCGGCCTCGAGATCCCGACCGTCACCATCTTCATGGACGGCTACTGGGAGGGCGTGCAGTACTACAACGAGGAGAACGACACCGACGTCAAGGTGATCGGCTGGGACGAGCAGTCCAAGAAGGGCGTCTTCACCCAGGACTTCGAGAACAAGTCCAAGGGTCAGACCAGCGCGGACTCGCTGATCGCTCAGGGTGCCGACGTGATCTTCCCGGTCGCCGGTCCGGCTGGCCTCGGTGGCCTGCAGGCGGCGAAGGACTCCGGCGGCGATGTCAAGGCGATCTGGGTCGACACCGACGGCTGCGTCAGCGCCGAGGAGTACTGCGACGTACTGCTCGGCAGCGTCGTCAAGGGCATGGACGTCGCGGTCGAGGATGCGATCGCCGACTCCGTCCATGACGAGTTCGACAACAAGACCTACATCGGCACGCTGGAGAACGAAGGCACCGACCTGACGCTCGGCTCCGACCTCGAGGGCGACATCGACCAGGAGCTCAAGGACCAGATCGACCAGGTCCGCGAGGACATCATCAGCGGCGACATCGAGGTCAACTCACCGTCGTCACCGCAGTAG
- a CDS encoding LysR family transcriptional regulator, translated as MQIQQLSYFVTVARVRNFTRAADAMGVAQPTLSKQIRVLENSLGSALFVRDRGGVSLTAAGEALLPHARRIVIDVENAQRAVQEVAGMQRGRIRLGATPSLCDGLLADALHRFRNRYPGIDVAVEEGGSRDLTRSLGRGQLDLALVIVPLTDDERDLETTPILRESLVLASPAEQHDLPARMAVGQLRDRPMVMFRDGYDLRETTLNACHAAGFEPTFSVEGGEMNAVLRFVEAGLGVAVVPSMVLGTRPKLRATLLERPRLERTIALAHRRADILPQTAIAFKRDLIEHLAALGPDDLGEDLELLPVP; from the coding sequence ATGCAGATTCAGCAGCTCTCGTACTTCGTCACGGTCGCTCGTGTGCGCAACTTCACACGCGCCGCGGACGCAATGGGGGTCGCCCAACCCACCTTGTCCAAACAGATCCGCGTACTCGAGAACTCCTTGGGCAGCGCGCTGTTCGTACGCGACCGAGGCGGCGTGTCACTGACCGCCGCAGGCGAGGCGCTCCTCCCGCATGCCCGTCGCATCGTGATCGACGTGGAGAACGCGCAGCGCGCCGTACAGGAGGTGGCCGGCATGCAGCGCGGACGAATCCGCCTCGGCGCCACGCCCTCACTGTGCGACGGCCTGCTCGCGGATGCGTTGCACCGCTTCCGTAACCGCTATCCCGGAATCGACGTCGCCGTCGAGGAGGGTGGGTCACGCGACCTCACTCGCTCGCTCGGGCGCGGGCAGCTGGACCTCGCGCTCGTCATCGTGCCGCTCACCGACGATGAGCGCGACCTCGAGACGACGCCGATCCTGCGCGAGAGCCTCGTACTCGCAAGCCCCGCCGAGCAGCACGACCTGCCCGCGCGGATGGCGGTCGGGCAGCTCCGCGACCGCCCGATGGTGATGTTCCGCGACGGGTACGACCTGCGTGAGACGACGTTGAACGCTTGTCACGCGGCGGGCTTCGAGCCGACCTTCTCGGTCGAGGGCGGCGAGATGAACGCCGTGCTCCGCTTCGTCGAGGCCGGCCTCGGTGTCGCCGTCGTACCGAGCATGGTGCTCGGTACGCGACCCAAGCTGCGCGCGACGCTCCTCGAACGACCGCGGCTCGAGCGTACGATCGCGTTGGCACATCGACGGGCCGACATCCTTCCGCAGACCGCGATCGCCTTCAAACGTGACCTGATCGAGCATCTCGCCGCGCTCGGCCCCGACGACCTCGGAGAGGATCTCGAGCTGCTCCCCGTCCCGTGA
- a CDS encoding succinate dehydrogenase/fumarate reductase iron-sulfur subunit — protein sequence MKITLRVWRQKNADDKGKMVTYRVDDVSPDMSFLEMLDVLNEQLTLAGDDPIAFDHDCREGICGMCGVVINGIAHGPENTTTCQLHMRSFSDGDVIDVEPWRAQPFSVVKDLVVDRSAFDRIIQAGGYISAPTGAAPDAHAVPVPKKSADHAFDAATCIGCGACVAACPNGSAMLFTAAKVTHLGLLPQGQPERDSRVIGMVAQHDAEGFGGCTQIGECTAVCPKGIDISDISRLNRDLLGALAKGDA from the coding sequence GTGAAGATCACACTTCGCGTCTGGCGGCAGAAGAACGCCGACGACAAGGGCAAGATGGTCACGTACCGCGTCGACGACGTGTCACCCGACATGTCGTTCCTCGAGATGCTCGACGTACTCAACGAGCAGCTCACGCTGGCAGGTGACGACCCGATCGCGTTCGACCACGACTGCCGCGAGGGCATCTGCGGCATGTGCGGCGTCGTCATCAACGGCATCGCACACGGGCCGGAGAACACAACGACGTGCCAGCTGCACATGCGCAGCTTCTCCGACGGCGACGTGATCGACGTCGAGCCGTGGCGTGCACAGCCGTTCTCGGTGGTCAAGGACCTCGTCGTCGATCGCAGCGCGTTCGACCGGATCATCCAGGCGGGCGGCTACATCAGCGCGCCAACGGGTGCCGCGCCCGACGCGCACGCCGTTCCGGTGCCGAAGAAGTCGGCTGACCATGCGTTCGACGCGGCCACCTGCATCGGCTGCGGTGCGTGTGTCGCAGCGTGCCCGAACGGCTCGGCGATGCTGTTCACCGCAGCGAAGGTGACCCACCTCGGTCTGCTCCCGCAAGGCCAGCCCGAGCGCGACTCCCGGGTCATCGGCATGGTCGCTCAGCACGACGCCGAAGGCTTCGGCGGCTGTACGCAGATCGGCGAGTGCACGGCAGTGTGCCCGAAGGGCATCGACATCTCCGACATCTCGCGACTCAACCGCGACCTGCTCGGTGCGCTGGCCAAGGGCGACGCCTGA